In Primulina eburnea isolate SZY01 chromosome 3, ASM2296580v1, whole genome shotgun sequence, one DNA window encodes the following:
- the LOC140825946 gene encoding putative cytochrome c oxidase subunit 6b-like, which yields MSTASVMEPHDRMRARDVNKVTRGEQAPSPPQQSPPVSRAPPPSSTNPKVMNKSDASQALSEVETASSKMRRCYDSYFDYHKCVKEKGSEAEECKKVADYYKSMCPEWIHQWSIKEN from the exons ATGTCGACAGCATCAGTGATGGAGCCTCACGACAGGATGAGGGCCCGAGATGTGAACAAGGTGACGAGAGGCGAGCAGGCTCCCAGCCCGCCGCAGCAATCTCCTCCCGTGTCTCGCGCTCCGCCACCTTCCTCCACCAACCCTAAG GTGATGAACAAGAGCGACGCATCGCAGGCCCTATCCGAGGTAGAAACAGCATCCTCTAAAATGCGCCGCTGCTACGACAGCTACTTCGACTATCACAA gtGCGTCAAAGAAAAAGGATCAGAAGCAGAAGAATGCAAGAAGGTTGCTGACTACTACAAATCAATGTGTCCCGAATGG ATTCATCAGTGGAGCATCAAGGAGAATTAA
- the LOC140825944 gene encoding uncharacterized protein: MCSFDFEEKVTPLVYLSILYFSVIINSSSKEFEHESLLQKMQDYMKFLSSSYHSHEVVKAFVCSLYGVTLVDGLQIWVVLANCLKDFIDGENCRSFLNTEANNIGYSLVLLLLAYPFSAWSSSHINFNLQIVVEPWKLLYASVERASLTVHFPITNFLEDLCAILNGFIEQTILTVGSGNDLHQENIDEFVLLCGSIIILILKQLTSSIRSKESKSTDYDGRKYVRKNGMLLAARCMKLFRTNKKRTEPSDFSLASRFFTELVNLVGCLQRQEDVVMLIESTSSPLLEWLSDMHLLDKNTNDQLRMLWNGILGRLLQCPSSLKFDSSMLKLQQPLLERTLDHPNPTISEPTISFWNSTYGEQIKLDFPQNLLPVLDKLYRSGKIKLCNITCHMEDGINRLQRSKVITPLNKCSKRVENIGNPTYGSQQDFDKLNFSTKRKQPEMTEHQREVRRAQQGRARDCNGHGPGIRTYTGVDFSQVNEESQDSEDIRDSESILEMLKKVC; the protein is encoded by the exons ATGTGCTCTTTCGATTTTGAGGAGAAGGTTACACCATTAGTGTACCTAAGTATTCTCTATTTCTCTGTTATTATAAATTCATCTTCCAAGGAATTTGAACATGAATCCCTATTACAGAAGATGCAGGACTATATGAAGTTTCTATCATCTTCGTACCATTCTCATGAAGTTGTTAAGGCATTTGTATGTTCATTGTATGGAGTCACCTTGGTTGACGGCCTACAAATCTGGGTGGTTCTAGCGAATTGTCTCAAAGACTTTATTGATGGTGAAAACTGTCGATCATTTCTGAATACAGAGGCGAACAATATTGGATATTCTCTTGTACTGCTTCTCCTCGCATATCCCTTTTCCGCGTGGTCTTCTTCTCATATCAATTTCAATCTTCAGATTGTTGTCGAACCATGGAAGTTGCTTTATGCATCTGTTGAACGGGCTTCTCTGACTGTTCATTTCCCCATCACGAATTTCTTAGAGGATCTTTGTGCAATATTGAATGGATTTATCGAACAAACTATATTAACAGTTGGCAGCGGAAATGATCTCCATCAGGAAAACATTGATGAGTTTGTTCTACTTTGTGGAAGCATTATTATATTGATTTTGAAGCAATTGACGTCGAGCATACGCTCCAAAGAAAGCAAAAGCACAGATTATGATGGCAGAAAATATGTCAGAAAAAATGGCATGTTGTTAGCAGCTCG GTGTATGAAGCTGTTCCGCACGAATAAAAAAAGAACCGAACCATCTGATTTCTCTTTGGCATCGCG CTTCTTCACAGAATTGGTCAATTTGGTCGGATGCCTCCAGCGGCAGGAAGATGTTGTTATGTTAATCGAG AGTACATCAAGTCCATTGCTTGAGTGGCTATCGGATATGCATCTACTCGACAAGAACACAAATGATCAACTCCGAATGTTGTGGAATGGAATCCTTGGACGTTTGCTGCAATGTCCGTCATCGTTGAAGTTCGACTCCTCCATGCTCAAGCTCCAACAACCCCTCCTGGAAAGAACTCTTGATCACCCGAATCCAACCATCTCTGAGCCGACCATTAGTTTCTGGAATTCAACTTATGGAGAACAGATCAAGTTGGATTTTCCACAAAATCTACTTCCTGTGTTAGACAAGCTATACAGAAGTGGCAAAATAAAACTATGCAATATAACCTGTCATATGGAAGATGGCATCAATAGGCTGCAGAGAAGTAAGGTGATAACTCCACTAAACAAATGTTCGAAAAGAGTTGAAAACATTGGAAATCCTACTTATGGATCACAACAGGACTTTGATAAGCTTAATTTTAGCACGAAAAGAAAACAACCTGAGATGACAGAACACCAGAGAGAAGTCAGGCGAGCACAGCAAGGTCGAGCAAGGGATTGCAATGGACATGGCCCTGGTATTCGGACTTACACCGGTGTTGATTTCTCTCAAGTAAATGAAGAATCACAAGACAGCGAGGATATTAGGGATTCCGAATCCATCTTGGAGATGTTGAAGAAAGTTTGTTGA
- the LOC140825943 gene encoding uncharacterized protein isoform X1, producing the protein MADFIEQMEEIVALLSSGNKALAYPKLLHLQQISAFDSSSIQKFADSSHAILFSLLPDIFNNDEEIAAQALKCLGFMIYDPNILAALGGDDVNVVIQSLVEVITTTKIKSVCNLGVWCISIQQFSSSILDHHLHSLLRAVVHAIDNPIGSLSTTFEAMQAVVKLTSSLTKEMRSISSVWMPPIYRRLVSVDKRDRDMSERCLLKIKPIICPPPVILSKGLVHQGMKIQSLQAWGWFIRLLGPYAMKNKHLVNEMLKILEQTLSDFDSQVQIASLVAWEGLIDALIEPPVNSPSIFASEHGDVVLSTFEGNSDWTKSDKYLKRIKLIMTPLIGIMSSKFDVSVHASCLSTWSYLLHKLEGFVSCQLVIKNVWQPIIELVFLAGADSKNILLYFCLDLLHAMILGKNQQNFADPYNQETLTLLLKNTSVSSLSSGKYPLRPYPVICSPWNLCQLDMLLKMISILLNQETNSTGNPEGRRQANEAVLRLFESILEAVQRSIAGASITYDDIMQCLNTSFQIPGKSM; encoded by the exons ATGGCGGATTTCATAGAGCAAATGGAAGAAATTGTAGCTCTTCTGTCATCAGGGAACAAAGCTTTAGCGTACCCTAAATTATTGCACTTGCAACAAATCTCAGCTTTTGATTCTTCTTCCATTCAGAAATTTGCGGATTCATCTCACGCTATACTGTTCTCACTTCTTCCAGATATCTTTAATAACGATGAAGAAAT CGCTGCGCAGGCTTTAAAGTGTTTGGGATTTATGATTTACGACCCTAATATTTTGGCCGCACTTGGAG GTGATGATGTTAACGTAGTAATTCAATCGCTGGTAGAGGTCATTACAACCACTAAAATCAAG TCTGTTTGTAATTTAGGGGTATGGTGTATATCAATCCAACAATTTAGTTCATCCATACTGGATCATCACCTTCACTCTTTGTTAAGGGCAGTCGTCCATGCCATCGACAATCCAATTGGTTCACTCTCAACAACATTCGAAGCGATGCAG GCTGTGGTGAAGTTGACTAGTTCGTTAACTAAAGAGATGAGAAGTATTTCTAGCGTGTGGATGCCTCCCATTTACAGACGGCTTGTTAGTGTTGACAAAAGAGACAGAGATATGTCAGAAAGATGTTTGCTAAAGATTAAACCAATAATATGCCCTCCACCAGTTATTCTCTCCAAG GGACTAGTACACCAGGGGATGAAGATTCAGAGTCTTCAAGCATGGGGTTGGTTTATTCGTCTACTTGGACCATATGCAATGAAGAACAAGCATCTGGTTAATGAGATGCTGAAAATTCTCGAGCAGACGCTCTCAGATTTTGACTCACAAGTTCAGATTGCTTCACTG GTTGCATGGGAAGGTCTCATTGATGCTTTGATAGAGCCTCCAGTTAATAGCCCAAGTATTTTTGCTTCAGAACATGGTGATGTAGTATTGAGTACATTTGAAGGCAACAGCGATTGGACCAAATCTGACAAATATTTGAAAAGAATTAAGCTTATTATGACACCCCTTATAGGAATTATGTCAAGTAAATTTGATGTGTCAGTCCATGCATCTTGCTTGAGCACATGGTCTTATCTTCTACATAAACTCGAAGGTTTTGTTAGCTGTCAGTTGGTGATAAAAAATGTCTGGCAGCCTATAATTGAATTAGTCTTTCTAGCTGGTGCAGACAGCAAGAACATCTTGTTATACTTCTGTTTGGATCTCCTTCATGCTATGATACTGGGGAAAAATCAGCAAAATTTTGCGGACCCGTATAACCAGGAAACCCTTACATTATTGCTTAAAAATACCTCAGTCAGTAGTCTTTCGTCTGGTAAGTACCCTTTGAGACCTTATCCAGTGATTTGTTCTCCTTGGAACCTCTGCCAGCTTGACATGCTCTTAAAAATGATATCTATTCTTCTAAATCAAGAGACAAATTCCACCGGTAATCCTGAAGGTCGAAGACAGGCAAATGAAGCTGTCTTAAGATTATTTGAATCTATTCTCGAAGCAGTTCAAAGATCTATAGCAGGTGCCTCCATTACTTATGATGACATTATGCAGTGTTTGAATACCAGTTTTCAGATTCCTGGCAAAAGTATGTGA
- the LOC140825943 gene encoding uncharacterized protein isoform X2: protein MIYDPNILAALGGDDVNVVIQSLVEVITTTKIKSVCNLGVWCISIQQFSSSILDHHLHSLLRAVVHAIDNPIGSLSTTFEAMQAVVKLTSSLTKEMRSISSVWMPPIYRRLVSVDKRDRDMSERCLLKIKPIICPPPVILSKGLVHQGMKIQSLQAWGWFIRLLGPYAMKNKHLVNEMLKILEQTLSDFDSQVQIASLVAWEGLIDALIEPPVNSPSIFASEHGDVVLSTFEGNSDWTKSDKYLKRIKLIMTPLIGIMSSKFDVSVHASCLSTWSYLLHKLEGFVSCQLVIKNVWQPIIELVFLAGADSKNILLYFCLDLLHAMILGKNQQNFADPYNQETLTLLLKNTSVSSLSSGKYPLRPYPVICSPWNLCQLDMLLKMISILLNQETNSTGNPEGRRQANEAVLRLFESILEAVQRSIAGASITYDDIMQCLNTSFQIPGKSM, encoded by the exons ATGATTTACGACCCTAATATTTTGGCCGCACTTGGAG GTGATGATGTTAACGTAGTAATTCAATCGCTGGTAGAGGTCATTACAACCACTAAAATCAAG TCTGTTTGTAATTTAGGGGTATGGTGTATATCAATCCAACAATTTAGTTCATCCATACTGGATCATCACCTTCACTCTTTGTTAAGGGCAGTCGTCCATGCCATCGACAATCCAATTGGTTCACTCTCAACAACATTCGAAGCGATGCAG GCTGTGGTGAAGTTGACTAGTTCGTTAACTAAAGAGATGAGAAGTATTTCTAGCGTGTGGATGCCTCCCATTTACAGACGGCTTGTTAGTGTTGACAAAAGAGACAGAGATATGTCAGAAAGATGTTTGCTAAAGATTAAACCAATAATATGCCCTCCACCAGTTATTCTCTCCAAG GGACTAGTACACCAGGGGATGAAGATTCAGAGTCTTCAAGCATGGGGTTGGTTTATTCGTCTACTTGGACCATATGCAATGAAGAACAAGCATCTGGTTAATGAGATGCTGAAAATTCTCGAGCAGACGCTCTCAGATTTTGACTCACAAGTTCAGATTGCTTCACTG GTTGCATGGGAAGGTCTCATTGATGCTTTGATAGAGCCTCCAGTTAATAGCCCAAGTATTTTTGCTTCAGAACATGGTGATGTAGTATTGAGTACATTTGAAGGCAACAGCGATTGGACCAAATCTGACAAATATTTGAAAAGAATTAAGCTTATTATGACACCCCTTATAGGAATTATGTCAAGTAAATTTGATGTGTCAGTCCATGCATCTTGCTTGAGCACATGGTCTTATCTTCTACATAAACTCGAAGGTTTTGTTAGCTGTCAGTTGGTGATAAAAAATGTCTGGCAGCCTATAATTGAATTAGTCTTTCTAGCTGGTGCAGACAGCAAGAACATCTTGTTATACTTCTGTTTGGATCTCCTTCATGCTATGATACTGGGGAAAAATCAGCAAAATTTTGCGGACCCGTATAACCAGGAAACCCTTACATTATTGCTTAAAAATACCTCAGTCAGTAGTCTTTCGTCTGGTAAGTACCCTTTGAGACCTTATCCAGTGATTTGTTCTCCTTGGAACCTCTGCCAGCTTGACATGCTCTTAAAAATGATATCTATTCTTCTAAATCAAGAGACAAATTCCACCGGTAATCCTGAAGGTCGAAGACAGGCAAATGAAGCTGTCTTAAGATTATTTGAATCTATTCTCGAAGCAGTTCAAAGATCTATAGCAGGTGCCTCCATTACTTATGATGACATTATGCAGTGTTTGAATACCAGTTTTCAGATTCCTGGCAAAAGTATGTGA